In one Nitrospira sp. genomic region, the following are encoded:
- a CDS encoding class I SAM-dependent methyltransferase produces the protein MVRAEQSPITEPTEGAAKAVSTWSGQAREQAVQRMFTAIAGVYDLNNTLLSFGLHHHWKRLTASYVPTVTNGRALDIGAGTADLALLIEPKMGEEGHVVASDLNHAMLAEGLRKVAGRGLLDRITCLQANAEHLGFPDDTFHAVTTGFCMRNVGNLTQAFTEIRRVLRPGGRFVCLEFSRPAYGWLRALYDWYSFRLLPWIGTKVARDRTGVYEYLPASIRTFPDQERLAALLRDAGFRQVEYRNLTGGIVAIHVATK, from the coding sequence ATGGTGCGGGCAGAACAATCTCCGATAACCGAACCAACAGAAGGGGCGGCGAAAGCCGTCTCGACGTGGTCCGGTCAGGCTCGTGAACAGGCCGTTCAGCGCATGTTCACCGCGATCGCAGGCGTCTACGATCTCAACAATACCCTGCTCAGCTTCGGCCTCCATCACCATTGGAAACGCCTCACGGCCTCCTACGTGCCCACCGTGACGAACGGCCGCGCGCTCGACATCGGCGCCGGAACAGCGGACCTCGCACTGTTGATCGAACCGAAAATGGGCGAAGAGGGCCATGTCGTGGCGTCCGATTTGAATCATGCCATGTTGGCTGAAGGACTTCGCAAAGTTGCGGGTCGCGGACTCCTCGACCGAATCACCTGCCTGCAAGCGAATGCCGAACATCTGGGATTTCCCGATGACACGTTCCACGCCGTCACAACAGGATTCTGCATGCGGAATGTCGGCAACCTGACGCAGGCGTTCACGGAAATCCGGCGGGTATTACGGCCGGGCGGCCGCTTCGTCTGCCTGGAATTCTCCCGACCGGCCTATGGCTGGTTACGTGCACTCTATGATTGGTATTCCTTCCGTCTGCTGCCATGGATTGGCACGAAGGTCGCGCGGGACCGAACCGGGGTGTACGAATATCTTCCGGCGTCGATCCGCACGTTTCCCGACCAGGAACGCCTGGCAGCACTCTTGCGCGACGCGGGATTCCGCCAGGTCGAGTACCGCAACCTTACCGGCGGCATCGTCGCGATCCATGTGGCCACTAAATAA
- a CDS encoding MBL fold metallo-hydrolase: protein MQSKVLFHKDDHQWVVIGRDPEKDDHVIDTNEYVIIHRGHAMLLDPGGIQIFPQVLAELAKYVRMQDIKVIFASHQDPDICSSLAMWLDLNPSIKTYCSWLWTGFVSHFSTGAVIMLNPIPDDGMRIKIGEEGPEVEAVPAHYCHSSGNFSLYDPTAGILFSGDIGSALVPNHEASLVVTDFDQHIQYMRGFHLRWMPSTTALRGWVQRVRAIKPKMICPQHGSIFQGEHVGKLLDWLESLEVGQWKGATPKSDTRAAA, encoded by the coding sequence ATGCAAAGTAAAGTCTTGTTCCACAAAGACGACCATCAGTGGGTCGTGATCGGCCGGGACCCGGAAAAGGACGATCATGTCATCGACACCAATGAATATGTGATCATCCATCGCGGCCACGCCATGCTGTTGGACCCAGGAGGCATTCAGATTTTCCCCCAGGTGCTGGCTGAACTGGCGAAATATGTCCGCATGCAGGATATCAAGGTGATCTTCGCCAGCCACCAGGACCCGGACATTTGCTCGTCGCTTGCCATGTGGCTCGACTTGAACCCATCAATCAAGACTTACTGCTCTTGGCTCTGGACCGGCTTTGTCAGCCATTTCAGCACCGGCGCCGTTATCATGTTAAACCCGATCCCCGACGACGGCATGCGCATCAAAATCGGCGAGGAAGGCCCGGAAGTGGAAGCTGTTCCAGCCCATTACTGCCACTCTTCGGGAAACTTTTCCTTGTACGACCCGACGGCGGGAATCCTCTTTTCCGGCGACATCGGGTCGGCCCTGGTGCCCAATCACGAGGCCAGTCTCGTGGTCACCGACTTTGATCAACATATCCAGTACATGCGCGGCTTTCATCTCCGTTGGATGCCGTCGACCACCGCGCTCCGCGGATGGGTCCAACGGGTTCGTGCGATCAAGCCGAAGATGATCTGCCCGCAGCACGGGTCGATTTTCCAGGGGGAGCACGTCGGCAAACTGCTCGATTGGCTGGAAAGCCTCGAAGTCGGTCAGTGGAAAGGGGCTACGCCCAAGTCCGACACCCGCGCCGCCGCCTGA
- a CDS encoding radical SAM protein, translating into MNSILYIFLPCKKVYPIGVTYLADFIHRRKPEVRQRILDLSLFPESQRTQAIRDVALDFKPDLVCFSWRDIQIFSPHEGDASLEHAFNFYFASNPIKRVAASFAGLKQLYRYYSHIRANLSYPWLIRKEFPKSQIMIGGGAFTAFADQLIEKLPEGTIGILGEGEDAILKVVNGESLEHERYIIREGNQTRKGQQGSPALLDALTVDLPYLTSIFPQHASYMDESIGVQTKRGCPYDCAFCLYPYIEGKRVRYRPPEMVVKDISQHYHQWGARRFWFTDAQFITGKEAYPQCTEILERILSEKLEIEWSGYIRTSLITPELAKLMVRSGVGDLEVAITSGSQEVLNNLHMGFKLERLYDGCRYLAEAGFKGKVILNYSLNSPKETEDSLLQSVESYKKVAAILGEERVFPLMFFLGIQPNTDLEHRLLEEGYLSAGYNPLMLTPTSIRKLLYNPAPLNKLIAKACLTAWQQKEGSRDPRAWSGSLSQTAPTEGKPDHTHYADANLIRGVHNNSGRDALLTLEEILRSRRPTHPTAAQAEKTAVSPTS; encoded by the coding sequence ATGAATTCCATCCTCTACATTTTTCTGCCCTGTAAGAAGGTCTATCCGATCGGCGTGACCTACCTGGCGGACTTCATCCATCGCCGGAAGCCGGAGGTACGGCAGCGCATTCTCGACCTGTCCTTGTTTCCTGAGTCGCAGCGCACACAGGCGATCCGGGATGTTGCGCTCGACTTCAAGCCGGACCTGGTCTGTTTTTCGTGGCGGGATATTCAGATTTTTTCCCCTCACGAAGGTGATGCGTCACTGGAGCACGCCTTCAATTTTTACTTCGCCAGCAATCCGATCAAACGGGTCGCCGCGTCATTCGCCGGCTTGAAGCAGCTGTATCGGTATTACAGCCACATTCGCGCGAACCTCTCGTACCCCTGGTTGATCCGAAAGGAATTCCCCAAGAGCCAGATCATGATCGGCGGCGGCGCGTTTACGGCGTTTGCCGATCAACTGATCGAAAAACTTCCGGAAGGCACCATTGGAATTCTGGGTGAGGGGGAAGACGCGATTCTCAAGGTGGTCAACGGTGAATCGCTGGAACACGAACGCTATATCATTCGAGAAGGAAACCAGACGCGCAAAGGCCAGCAGGGCTCACCGGCACTACTCGACGCGTTGACCGTCGATTTGCCCTATCTCACCTCCATTTTCCCTCAGCATGCCTCGTATATGGATGAGTCGATCGGCGTCCAGACGAAACGCGGGTGCCCCTACGATTGCGCGTTCTGCCTCTATCCCTACATTGAAGGCAAACGGGTACGGTATCGGCCGCCTGAAATGGTCGTCAAAGACATCTCTCAGCACTATCATCAGTGGGGTGCGCGCAGATTCTGGTTTACCGATGCCCAGTTCATCACAGGGAAGGAAGCCTATCCGCAGTGCACGGAGATTCTCGAACGAATCCTGAGTGAGAAGCTGGAGATTGAGTGGTCGGGCTATATTCGCACCTCGTTGATCACACCGGAGCTGGCCAAGCTGATGGTGCGATCGGGTGTGGGAGATTTGGAAGTCGCCATTACGTCCGGATCGCAGGAGGTGCTGAACAACCTGCACATGGGCTTCAAGCTCGAACGCCTGTACGATGGATGTCGTTACCTGGCCGAAGCCGGGTTCAAGGGGAAGGTCATCCTCAATTATTCACTAAACTCCCCGAAGGAGACCGAAGACAGCCTGCTTCAAAGCGTCGAGTCCTACAAGAAGGTCGCGGCGATCCTGGGAGAGGAGCGTGTCTTCCCCTTGATGTTCTTTCTTGGAATCCAACCGAATACGGACTTGGAACATCGATTGCTGGAGGAAGGGTACCTGTCTGCAGGATACAATCCGCTCATGCTCACGCCGACGAGCATTCGCAAACTGCTGTATAACCCGGCCCCCCTCAACAAGCTCATCGCGAAAGCCTGCCTCACGGCCTGGCAACAGAAAGAAGGCAGCCGCGACCCACGAGCCTGGTCCGGCTCGCTCTCACAAACCGCGCCGACTGAGGGGAAACCGGACCACACGCACTATGCCGACGCGAATCTGATTCGAGGAGTGCACAACAACTCCGGACGGGACGCACTCCTGACCTTGGAAGAGATCCTCCGGTCTCGCCGCCCCACTCACCCGACTGCGGCTCAGGCGGAAAAGACTGCTGTGAGTCCAACGAGTTAG